TTGAGGCTCTTGAAGCCCTGGATCTGGATCGCACGGAAATGGACGAAGACGTCTTCGCCGTTTTCGCGACTGATGAATCCAAAGCCCTTGGCATCGTTGAACCACTTCACGACACCATTCTCGCGTTCGATGTTGGACATCTCGACTGACTCCCTACGACACTGTGATGGACTGGCGGTGGTGGCTGTGATTGCAAGGAGGAAGCGAGGTACAAGGATGTAGCGGATCGGAGGATCTACCGCATCAGGCCACGATTCACGGTGACCTTTGCAAACAGCAGCGGCTGCAACTTAACCCGCACAAAATGAATTTTCAAGCACCCCTTGCGTATTTCCGTCAAGCCTGAAATAGGACATTTCTAAATCATCATGGACACGACTGTCGTCTACTACGCATTGGCTGGAGCGCTGGTGTTGATCGGCCTGGCCGGGGTCATCCTGCCGGCCCTTCCGGGCCTGCCACTGGTGTTTGCCGGGCTGCAGCTCGCGGCCTGGGCCGATGGGTTCACCCACGTGGGATGGGTCGCGCTGGTGATCCTGGGGGCGATCACCGCACTGTCGTTGCTGATCGACTTTCTGGCCACCGTCTATGGCGCCAAGCGCGTGGGCGCCAGCAAGATGGCGTTGTGGGGATCGGTGGTCGGCGCCATCGCCGGCATGTTCTTCATGCCGATCGGCCTGTTCGTCGGCCCGTTCGCCGGCGCCTGGATCGGCGAGTACTACCAGACCCGCAAGACCGATCAGGCCACAAAAGTGGGCATCGGCACCTGGCTGGGCATCGTGCTGGGCACGGCGACCAAGCTGGCGTTGGGCCTGTGCATGCTGGGCGTGTTCGCGATCGCATGGTTCTTCTGAATCACCGCGCTTCCGAGCCTGGCTCTTCGATATCAAAGAGCGATCGCAGCAGACGCATCGGCAGATGCCCGTCATACACAGTGCGGCGCGATGCAATGAGTGGCGCACTGCGTTCCCCGCCGCATGTTATGCCACCGTGTACACACGGCGTATGCAGACGCGACCGTTAAGCTGCGCATCTTCGCGCCGGCCTGGCGCCCTCACTTCGGCCAGACCGCAATGTCCACGCACCGTACCCGACCCTTGATGTTGATTGCCCTGGCCGCTGCGCCATTGGCACACGCGCAGGAAATCGCACCGCAACCCGCCTCGCCGCAGGCCTGCACCTCGGTGACCTCGGATGCGGCGCGCCTGGCCTGTTACGACCGGGCGCTGGGCCATACCCCGCAAGCCGTGCAGCAAGCAGACGCCGCCGCACAACTGGCCAAGCAGGCCGCCGCCAAGCCCGACGACGCCCGCACGCTCAGCCGCGTGGGCGATTTCTTCCGCGCCGATGGCCAGGACCCGTCGAAGGAAGAAGCCGTGGCCAATGCCGGGCGCGGCTCGTTGCTGGACCGCCGCTGGGAACTGGCCAAGGATTCCAAGCTGGGCACTTTCCAGCTGCGCGGCTACAAACCGGTGTACCTGCTGCCTGCGTTCTGGACCAGCGACACCAACCGCACCCCGCAGTCGCCGAATCCGGCCAACTCGGTGTCCACGCCGCAGCAACTGGACAGTGCGGAACTGAAGTTCCAGCTCAGCTTCAAGACCAAGGTGGCCGAGGACCTGTTCGGCGACAACGGCGACATCTGGATGGGCTACACCCAGAGCTCGCGCTGGCAGGCCTACAACTCCGAGGCCTCGCGCCCCTTCCGCGAGACCAACTACGAACCCGAAGCGATGCTGGTGTTCCGCAACAACTACAGCATCTTCGGCTGGAAGGGCCGCATGAGCGGCATCAGCCTCAACCACATGTCCAACGGCCGCGCCGACCCGCTGTCGCGCTCGTGGAACCGGGTGATCCTCAACATCGGGCTGGATCGCGAGAACTGGGCATTGACCCTGCGCCCGTGGTTCCGCATCAAGGAAGACCGTGCCGACGACAACAATCCGGACATCGAGGATTACATGGGCCGCGGCGATGCCACCCTGGTCTACAACAAGAACGGCCACGAAGTGGCGCTGATCGCGCGCCACTCGCTGCGCGGTGGCGACCGCTCGCACGGCTCGTTGCAGGTGGACTACGGGTTTCCGATCACCAATCTGCTGCGCGGCCACGTGCAGGTGTTCGATGGCTACGGCGAAAGCCTGATCGACCACAACCACAAGGCCACCTACATCGGCCTGGGCGTGTCGTTGCTGGAGTGGTTCTAAGCACATCGCACCGCTGCGCTGAGCAACGTCGAGACCATTGAAAAGCCGGCATGCGCGCATGCCGGCTTTTTTGCGTCCCGATTGCAGGCCTGGAGCGGTAGACGTGGCAGGCAGTCGTCAGCTCGGCGCGCAGGAATTGCAGTGCGTGCCGATTCCGGACACGGCCCACGCCTGCCTGGCGGTAAACGCAGCAGCTTGATAGCCGCTTCAGGTTCCGCAGCGCTGACGATCACGCTGCCCCGCACATATATAAGCTGCTCCGCACACTCCCCACATATAAAAAAGACAGCGCAGGCGACCGACCTGCGCTGTCTTCATGAAGCGGTTTTGGCAGCGATCAGACGTCGAAGAAATCGACCTTGCCATCCTTCAAGGTGTAGTACGCACCGACAACGCGGACGTTGCCCGCGCGCAGCGGTTCGAGCAGCGCCGGTTCGGAGGCGCCGCGCAGGCGGTCGACGGTGCGCTTGACGTTGGCCTTGACCGAGGCGGCCAGCAGATCGTCGCCGCCCTTGGCCTTGGCGGTCAGCACGGCCGGGACGATCGGCTCGATCATCGCGCCGATCGCGCCCGGGAAGAATGCGTTCTTTTCCACCACCGACACCGCCGCGGCGACGGCGCCACAGCTCTCGTGGCCCATCACCACCACCAGCGGCACGCCGAGCTGGCTCACCGCATATTCGATCGAGCCCAATGCCGTGGTGTCGACGGTATTGCCGGCGTTGCGGACGATGAACATCTCGCCCAGGCCGCGCCCGAACAGCAGCTCCGGCGGCACGCGCGAATCCGAGCACGACACCAGAATCACGAACGGGGTCTGCCCCAGCGCCAGTTCCAGACGGCGCTTGCTGTCGGAAATGACCTTCTTGGGGCGGTTTTCCACGAAGGCGGCGTTGCCGTCACGCAGCACCTGCAATGCCTGCTCGGCATTGAGATCGGTCTTCTTCGACGGCGCCGCGCCTACGGCGAACGGCAGTGACGCGGCGGCGGCCGCGATCGGCGCACAACAGGCACATTGCAGCAGTTTTCGACGAGATGCGGAATGCGACATGGACGAGCCCCTGCTCTCTGATTGGTGCCGCGATCGTACTATGTGACTTGACGCGCAGAACGACTCATCTGGAGATGATGCGCACAGAAATTCGCTGCCGCGCGCTGCCGGTTCAGGTCCAGTCCGTCAGGCCCTCGCGGCGATAGGTTTCCTGAAATGCCGGGCGGGCTTTCATACGCTGCGCATGCGCCTGCAGCGCAGGCCAGGTGTCGGTTGGCCGGGGCATGTTGCGCGACCAGCGCATCAACATGGTGAGCATGAAGTCGGCTGCCGACAGCTGCTGGCCCAGCAGGTACGGGCCGTGCGCCTGCAGCTGCGCATCTACCTGCGCCCAGGCCGCTTCCAGCCTGGCGCGTGCCTGCGCCTGCGCAGCATCGGCATGCGCGGCACCGGCCGGCTCGTCGGGGTAGAACCAGGCCCGGTACGCCGGCTGCAAGGTGTTGGCGCAGAAGAACATCCACCTGTAATACGCCGCGCGCTCGGGCGTGGCGACCGGCGGCGCCAGCCCGGCTTGCGGGTACAGGTCGGCCAGGTGCAAGACAATCGCCGCCGCTTCGGTCAGCACCTGCCCGTCCAGCACCAGGGTCGGCACCACGCCGGCCGGATTGAGCGCCAGATACTGCGGCGATTTCTGCTCGGCGCGTTCGAAATCCAGCGGATGCAGTACGTGCGGTACGTCGAGCTCGATCAGCAGCCAGTGCACGACCAGGGCGGCAGTGCTGGGGGTGTGGTACAGCGTGGCGCTCATACGGGTTCCTGAGTCGGTTGGTGCAGGCGAGCCTGCGTGGTTCACAGCGATTGTCCTCGCCCTGGTGGATGCCATCGAAGACCCGCGCGGGGGCAGTTGGCCCGCTGCGA
The window above is part of the Xanthomonas cassavae CFBP 4642 genome. Proteins encoded here:
- a CDS encoding cold-shock protein, translated to MSNIERENGVVKWFNDAKGFGFISRENGEDVFVHFRAIQIQGFKSLKEGQKVSFTVVQGQKGLQADAVQVV
- a CDS encoding DUF456 domain-containing protein, producing the protein MDTTVVYYALAGALVLIGLAGVILPALPGLPLVFAGLQLAAWADGFTHVGWVALVILGAITALSLLIDFLATVYGAKRVGASKMALWGSVVGAIAGMFFMPIGLFVGPFAGAWIGEYYQTRKTDQATKVGIGTWLGIVLGTATKLALGLCMLGVFAIAWFF
- a CDS encoding phospholipase A is translated as MSTHRTRPLMLIALAAAPLAHAQEIAPQPASPQACTSVTSDAARLACYDRALGHTPQAVQQADAAAQLAKQAAAKPDDARTLSRVGDFFRADGQDPSKEEAVANAGRGSLLDRRWELAKDSKLGTFQLRGYKPVYLLPAFWTSDTNRTPQSPNPANSVSTPQQLDSAELKFQLSFKTKVAEDLFGDNGDIWMGYTQSSRWQAYNSEASRPFRETNYEPEAMLVFRNNYSIFGWKGRMSGISLNHMSNGRADPLSRSWNRVILNIGLDRENWALTLRPWFRIKEDRADDNNPDIEDYMGRGDATLVYNKNGHEVALIARHSLRGGDRSHGSLQVDYGFPITNLLRGHVQVFDGYGESLIDHNHKATYIGLGVSLLEWF
- a CDS encoding carbonic anhydrase → MPFAVGAAPSKKTDLNAEQALQVLRDGNAAFVENRPKKVISDSKRRLELALGQTPFVILVSCSDSRVPPELLFGRGLGEMFIVRNAGNTVDTTALGSIEYAVSQLGVPLVVVMGHESCGAVAAAVSVVEKNAFFPGAIGAMIEPIVPAVLTAKAKGGDDLLAASVKANVKRTVDRLRGASEPALLEPLRAGNVRVVGAYYTLKDGKVDFFDV
- a CDS encoding glutathione S-transferase family protein; translated protein: MSATLYHTPSTAALVVHWLLIELDVPHVLHPLDFERAEQKSPQYLALNPAGVVPTLVLDGQVLTEAAAIVLHLADLYPQAGLAPPVATPERAAYYRWMFFCANTLQPAYRAWFYPDEPAGAAHADAAQAQARARLEAAWAQVDAQLQAHGPYLLGQQLSAADFMLTMLMRWSRNMPRPTDTWPALQAHAQRMKARPAFQETYRREGLTDWT